The Saccharomonospora glauca K62 genome has a segment encoding these proteins:
- a CDS encoding hypervirulence associated TUDOR domain-containing protein, whose product MAEFKKGDRVRWEAGNQSSVGTVEEKITSDTEAGGRTVKASKEHPQYLVRSEKTGKTAVHHPDKLHRVD is encoded by the coding sequence ATGGCGGAGTTCAAAAAGGGCGACCGCGTGCGGTGGGAGGCGGGCAACCAGAGCTCGGTCGGCACCGTCGAGGAAAAGATCACCTCCGACACCGAGGCGGGCGGGCGCACGGTCAAGGCGTCGAAGGAACACCCGCAGTACTTGGTGCGCAGCGAGAAAACCGGCAAAACGGCCGTGCATCACCCGGACAAACTGCACCGGGTCGACTGA
- a CDS encoding TetR/AcrR family transcriptional regulator, translating into METVLGLRERKKIATKLALHEAAMRLSVAHGYDTVTVEAIADAAGVSRRTFSNYFASKEEAMLHGDGMRLYSLLDAVAARPEDESVWTALREGANTVLRDLQRRRPRRDFPDWLTQARVIRSHPALVAEQVATYASFERTLAVEIDRRLPPESRSATHARVLAACFLAAVRVGTQAWLDHNGTAPVWEFIEQALLEGGRAFP; encoded by the coding sequence GTGGAGACAGTGCTCGGGTTGCGGGAACGGAAGAAAATCGCCACAAAGCTCGCATTGCACGAGGCGGCGATGCGGTTGTCCGTGGCGCACGGTTACGACACCGTCACAGTGGAAGCCATCGCCGACGCCGCCGGAGTCTCCCGTCGCACGTTCTCCAACTACTTCGCCAGCAAGGAAGAAGCCATGCTTCACGGCGACGGTATGCGACTCTACTCGCTGCTCGACGCCGTGGCCGCGCGGCCGGAGGACGAATCCGTGTGGACGGCCCTGCGGGAAGGAGCCAACACGGTGTTGCGCGATCTCCAGCGGCGACGCCCCCGCCGCGACTTCCCCGACTGGCTCACCCAGGCGCGGGTGATCCGCTCGCACCCGGCACTGGTCGCCGAGCAGGTCGCGACCTACGCCTCCTTCGAACGCACGCTCGCCGTGGAGATCGACCGCCGGTTGCCGCCGGAGAGCCGGTCGGCCACCCACGCGCGGGTGCTCGCGGCCTGTTTCCTCGCGGCCGTGCGGGTCGGCACGCAGGCATGGCTGGACCACAACGGCACGGCGCCGGTGTGGGAGTTCATCGAACAGGCCCTCCTCGAAGGGGGCCGGGCATTTCCGTGA
- a CDS encoding MDR family MFS transporter has translation MTSSTLSSRHEADRGSVLRPLLGLLLVLFVSMISATVVSTALPRIIGALNGSQTQYTWVVTATLLTATASTPIWGKLADLYSKKVLVQVAISIFLVGSLLSGFSQDAGQLIAARAFQGLGVGGLQALVQTIIAAMIPPKERGRYNGLLGAVMAVATVSGPLLGGLITETSWMGWRWCFFIGVPFAALSLIVLQRSLHLPVLRDRDDVQVDYVGATLLAAGVSLLLIWVTFVDSSFDWVSWQTAAMVGAALVILAVAVWWESRVAEPVLPLAVIRQPAPALAILASLAVGMAMFGGAVFLGQYFQVSRGYTPTEAGLLMIPMMLGTLVSSTVSGLVVSRTGKLKAQIVAGTVILVAGFGVLSTLKHDTSLLIVFAGLATMGIGVGMSMQNLVLAVQNTVALRDVGAASASITFFRSLGGTIGISVLGAVLANRVSADIAKGLQEAGVPASASGGASNLNLDALPAPIRTIVETAYGDATGHIFLISTAIAVVGVIAALLLKPAPLRTTLDMEKPAETEPAGPEETEPAKQD, from the coding sequence GTGACTTCCTCGACCCTGTCCTCGCGACACGAGGCCGACCGCGGCAGCGTGCTCCGCCCGCTGCTCGGCCTCCTGCTCGTGCTGTTCGTCTCGATGATCAGCGCGACAGTCGTGTCCACCGCGCTTCCGAGGATCATCGGGGCGCTCAACGGTAGTCAGACCCAGTACACCTGGGTTGTCACGGCGACGTTGCTGACGGCTACCGCGTCAACTCCGATCTGGGGCAAACTCGCCGACCTCTACAGCAAGAAGGTCCTCGTCCAGGTCGCAATCAGCATCTTCCTCGTCGGCTCGCTCCTCAGCGGTTTCTCGCAGGACGCGGGCCAGCTCATCGCCGCTCGTGCGTTCCAGGGCCTCGGTGTCGGGGGCCTCCAGGCACTGGTGCAGACGATCATCGCGGCGATGATCCCGCCCAAGGAGCGCGGCCGTTACAACGGTCTGCTCGGCGCCGTCATGGCGGTCGCCACCGTGAGTGGGCCGCTGCTGGGTGGTCTCATCACCGAGACGTCCTGGATGGGCTGGCGCTGGTGCTTCTTCATCGGTGTCCCGTTCGCCGCCCTCTCCCTCATCGTCCTGCAGCGCTCCCTGCACCTGCCCGTGTTGCGGGACCGTGACGACGTCCAGGTGGACTACGTGGGAGCCACGCTTCTCGCGGCAGGGGTGAGCCTGCTGCTGATCTGGGTGACCTTCGTGGACTCCTCCTTCGACTGGGTGTCGTGGCAGACGGCGGCCATGGTGGGCGCGGCGCTCGTGATCCTCGCCGTGGCCGTGTGGTGGGAGTCGCGCGTGGCCGAGCCCGTGCTGCCGCTGGCGGTGATCAGGCAGCCCGCCCCGGCGCTGGCGATCCTGGCGAGCCTCGCGGTCGGTATGGCCATGTTCGGCGGTGCGGTGTTCCTCGGCCAGTACTTCCAGGTCAGCCGCGGGTACACCCCGACGGAGGCCGGGTTGCTGATGATCCCGATGATGCTCGGGACGCTCGTCTCCTCCACGGTGTCGGGCCTGGTCGTCAGCCGCACCGGCAAGCTCAAGGCTCAGATCGTGGCCGGCACGGTGATCCTGGTCGCGGGCTTCGGTGTGCTGTCGACGTTGAAGCACGACACGTCGCTGCTCATCGTCTTCGCCGGGCTCGCCACCATGGGTATCGGCGTCGGTATGTCGATGCAGAACCTCGTGCTCGCGGTGCAGAACACGGTCGCGCTGCGTGACGTCGGCGCCGCGAGCGCGTCGATCACGTTCTTCCGGTCGCTGGGCGGCACCATCGGCATCTCGGTGCTCGGCGCGGTGCTCGCCAACCGCGTCAGCGCCGACATCGCGAAGGGCCTGCAGGAGGCGGGGGTTCCCGCGTCCGCGTCGGGTGGGGCGAGCAACCTCAACCTGGACGCGTTGCCGGCGCCGATCCGCACGATCGTCGAGACGGCCTACGGCGACGCCACGGGTCACATCTTCCTGATCTCCACGGCCATCGCGGTGGTGGGCGTCATCGCGGCGCTGCTGCTCAAGCCCGCGCCGCTGCGCACGACCCTGGACATGGAGAAGCCAGCGGAGACGGAGCCGGCCGGGCCCGAGGAGACGGAGCCGGCCAAGCAGGACTGA
- a CDS encoding serine/threonine-protein kinase, whose amino-acid sequence MQPLTDDDPVRVGNYTLLGRLGSGAMGTVYLGRSRSGRYVAVKLVSSGLTEEHSFRDRFRHEVANMRKVGGFWTAGVVDADPDAPRPWVATEYIAGPTLAEYVREKGPLPESELFGLGAALAEALVSVHGAGVVHRDLKPGNILISTDGPRVIDFGISRVLDQTTLTATGVAIGTPGFMSPEQVEAGEVGPASDVFSLAGVLVFAATGNGPFGAGSLPSILYAVAHGEPRLDGVPPRLRAVLEPCFAKDPAARPTAAQLLDSFTPDRDPVTMPVATSAGAPPPPSVSPGAVAATDEPPTRPVAPPAPTTPARGEKNDQPLPIEFILGSTLAGIAGYLCAFLLNGAIEAPVPQDRLRLTEFVPVVLTSLIVFFRPFRTERARFWGSFVLGFGFPAVLTAWWVPYDNLLSPTDTMYVFTGHALPPLALLTIADIAIGRRTTGEPLGGVPQFALPVAIWVIDLYFQAYVVTVFLGVILLLIFPALVAVLLFGLLASPSGRRRLDRSGLVISLGISALPAVLYLLQTITYDVPLHIPLANSLLATLPTATFAIPFVLVRRSTVRRAARRARARMQAQRLPR is encoded by the coding sequence GTGCAGCCGCTGACCGATGACGATCCCGTCCGCGTCGGCAACTACACGCTGCTGGGCCGACTGGGGTCGGGTGCGATGGGCACCGTCTATCTGGGGCGCTCCCGCAGTGGGCGGTACGTCGCCGTCAAGCTCGTCTCGTCGGGGCTTACGGAGGAGCACTCCTTCCGCGACCGGTTCCGCCACGAGGTGGCGAACATGCGCAAGGTCGGCGGTTTCTGGACCGCCGGCGTCGTGGACGCCGATCCCGACGCCCCACGACCTTGGGTAGCCACCGAGTACATCGCCGGACCCACCCTCGCGGAATACGTGCGGGAGAAAGGACCGCTGCCGGAAAGCGAGTTGTTCGGGCTCGGGGCCGCGCTCGCCGAAGCCCTCGTCTCCGTGCACGGCGCGGGCGTGGTGCACCGCGACCTCAAACCCGGCAACATCCTGATCTCCACCGACGGACCGAGGGTCATCGACTTCGGCATCTCCAGGGTGCTCGACCAGACCACCCTCACCGCTACGGGCGTCGCCATCGGCACGCCGGGGTTCATGTCGCCCGAACAGGTCGAGGCGGGCGAGGTCGGCCCCGCGAGCGACGTCTTCTCCCTCGCGGGCGTGCTGGTCTTCGCCGCGACCGGCAACGGCCCCTTCGGGGCGGGCTCACTACCCTCGATCCTCTACGCCGTCGCCCACGGCGAGCCGCGCCTCGACGGCGTTCCGCCCCGCCTGCGCGCGGTGCTCGAACCGTGTTTCGCGAAGGACCCCGCCGCGCGCCCCACGGCGGCTCAGTTGCTCGACTCGTTCACCCCGGACCGCGACCCCGTCACCATGCCGGTGGCGACGTCCGCGGGCGCTCCGCCCCCACCGAGCGTCTCCCCCGGCGCGGTGGCGGCGACGGACGAACCGCCGACCCGGCCCGTGGCGCCGCCCGCGCCTACGACCCCCGCGCGTGGCGAGAAAAACGATCAACCACTGCCCATCGAGTTCATCCTCGGCTCCACGCTCGCGGGCATTGCCGGTTACCTCTGCGCCTTCCTCCTCAACGGGGCCATCGAGGCGCCGGTACCGCAAGACAGGTTGCGCCTCACCGAGTTCGTTCCCGTGGTGCTCACGAGCCTGATCGTGTTCTTCCGGCCGTTTCGCACCGAGCGGGCGCGATTCTGGGGCTCATTCGTGCTCGGGTTCGGCTTCCCCGCTGTTCTCACCGCCTGGTGGGTGCCGTACGACAACCTGCTCTCGCCCACGGACACCATGTACGTGTTCACCGGCCATGCCCTACCACCGCTGGCGCTACTCACCATCGCCGACATCGCCATCGGACGGCGCACCACCGGGGAACCTCTCGGTGGTGTCCCGCAATTCGCGCTTCCCGTGGCGATCTGGGTCATCGACCTCTACTTCCAAGCGTATGTCGTGACCGTCTTCCTCGGCGTAATTCTTTTGTTGATCTTTCCGGCACTCGTAGCTGTGCTGCTGTTCGGGCTGCTGGCATCGCCCTCCGGGCGGAGGCGACTCGACCGGTCCGGGCTGGTAATCAGCCTCGGAATCAGCGCGCTCCCGGCCGTGCTGTACCTACTGCAAACCATCACATATGACGTCCCGCTGCACATTCCCCTTGCGAACTCCCTCCTCGCGACCCTGCCCACCGCAACGTTCGCGATTCCGTTCGTGCTGGTGCGGCGGTCCACAGTTCGCCGCGCCGCCCGCCGGGCGCGGGCGCGCATGCAGGCGCAACGCCTTCCCCGCTGA
- the hisS gene encoding histidine--tRNA ligase — MAKAAEPPSGTRDFLADDVRRRKAAFDTVSGVFEHYGFDPLETPAFERLEVFAGKLGDEASALIFKILKRGVHEATGEADLALRYDHTVPLARVVGTYGSQLPSPYKRYAIGPVWRADRPAKGRFREFTQCDIDTVGSASPLADAEILWAIHDGLTALGVTDFRMLVNSRKALHGLLEAYGIPEERGTAVLGTLDKLDKLDASAVVAELVERGLDTRVAEELVGDVTAADTDRVRKQLDTTERGREGLAEIDRLMQLTAGLPDDRVAFTPRMVRGLDYYTGPIFEVVAEGYPGSIASGGRYDGLVAKLGGPDLPACGGSIGLERILAVQAADAEKTGGLDVALTVLGAEDTVMRMAADLRGRGLRTGVYLGTSGKLGKQLKWANDQRARTVLIYGPEEQAAGEVTVRDMTSGEQVRVPVAEVATRVREHLDS; from the coding sequence ATGGCGAAGGCCGCCGAGCCACCCTCAGGAACCCGAGACTTCCTCGCGGACGACGTGCGTCGCCGCAAGGCCGCGTTCGACACGGTGTCGGGCGTGTTCGAGCATTACGGGTTCGACCCGCTGGAGACCCCGGCGTTCGAGCGGCTCGAAGTCTTCGCGGGCAAGCTCGGCGACGAGGCCAGCGCGCTGATCTTCAAGATCCTCAAGCGTGGTGTGCACGAGGCGACGGGCGAGGCCGACCTCGCGCTGCGCTACGACCACACCGTTCCCCTGGCCCGCGTGGTGGGCACGTACGGCAGTCAACTGCCCTCGCCCTACAAGCGCTACGCGATCGGGCCGGTGTGGCGGGCCGACCGGCCCGCGAAGGGACGGTTCCGGGAATTCACCCAGTGCGACATCGACACGGTGGGGTCGGCCTCACCGCTGGCCGACGCCGAGATCCTGTGGGCGATCCACGACGGACTCACGGCGCTGGGCGTCACCGACTTCCGGATGTTGGTGAACAGCCGGAAGGCACTGCACGGCCTGCTGGAGGCCTACGGCATTCCCGAGGAACGCGGCACGGCCGTGCTCGGCACGCTGGACAAACTGGACAAGCTCGACGCCTCGGCGGTCGTGGCCGAACTCGTCGAGCGGGGCCTGGACACCCGCGTCGCCGAGGAACTGGTGGGCGATGTGACCGCCGCCGACACCGACCGCGTGCGCAAGCAGCTCGACACCACCGAGCGCGGACGCGAGGGCCTGGCGGAGATCGACCGGCTGATGCAGCTGACGGCCGGCCTGCCCGACGACCGCGTGGCCTTCACGCCACGCATGGTGCGGGGTCTCGACTACTACACCGGCCCGATCTTCGAGGTGGTGGCCGAGGGCTATCCGGGCTCCATCGCCTCGGGTGGGCGCTACGACGGGCTGGTGGCCAAGCTGGGCGGCCCCGACCTGCCCGCATGCGGCGGTTCCATCGGCCTCGAACGCATCCTCGCCGTCCAGGCGGCCGACGCGGAGAAGACCGGGGGACTCGACGTCGCCCTGACGGTCCTCGGCGCGGAGGACACCGTGATGCGCATGGCCGCCGACCTGCGCGGCCGGGGCCTGCGCACGGGCGTCTACCTGGGAACGTCGGGCAAGCTGGGCAAGCAGCTCAAGTGGGCCAACGACCAGCGGGCGCGTACGGTGCTCATCTACGGGCCCGAGGAACAAGCCGCGGGCGAGGTCACCGTGCGCGACATGACCAGCGGAGAGCAGGTCCGCGTGCCGGTGGCCGAGGTCGCCACGCGGGTACGCGAACACCTCGACAGCTGA
- a CDS encoding carbohydrate ABC transporter permease: MAAGVRSRAHRRPNVVGGLAGFAWLLVVIVPVYYVVITSLRDQEGFFSSNPLVPPEEPTLDSYRLVLENDFLRYLGNSVVVTLATVAITVTVSLLAAYYVVRADTRFSRLTYRSFLLGLAIPLQATIIPVYYLIVQAQLYDTLLAIILPSAAFAIPLTVVILANFLRDVPGELFESMRLDGAGHWRVVWSLVLPLTRPAVVTVAVYDALQVWNGFLFPLILTQSPDQRLLPLALWSFQGQFTVNIPAVLAAVVLSTLPVLALYILGRRQLVSGLTAGFSR, from the coding sequence ATGGCGGCCGGTGTCCGAAGCAGGGCCCACCGCAGGCCCAACGTGGTGGGTGGACTCGCCGGGTTCGCGTGGCTGCTCGTGGTGATCGTCCCGGTGTACTACGTGGTGATCACCAGCCTGCGCGACCAGGAGGGATTCTTCTCGTCCAATCCGCTGGTGCCGCCGGAGGAGCCCACGCTCGACAGCTACCGGCTGGTGCTGGAGAACGACTTCCTGCGCTACCTCGGCAACAGTGTGGTGGTGACGCTGGCGACCGTGGCCATCACCGTCACCGTGTCGCTGCTCGCCGCGTACTACGTGGTGCGGGCCGACACCAGATTCTCCCGCCTGACGTACCGGTCGTTCCTGCTCGGGCTCGCCATCCCGTTGCAGGCCACGATCATCCCCGTCTACTACCTCATCGTCCAGGCGCAGCTCTACGACACGCTGCTGGCGATCATCCTGCCGTCGGCGGCGTTCGCGATCCCGCTGACCGTGGTGATTCTCGCGAACTTCCTACGGGACGTTCCGGGGGAGCTGTTCGAGTCCATGCGACTTGACGGCGCGGGGCACTGGCGGGTGGTGTGGAGTCTGGTGCTGCCGCTCACCCGGCCCGCCGTGGTCACCGTGGCGGTGTACGACGCGCTCCAGGTGTGGAACGGCTTCCTGTTCCCGCTGATCCTCACGCAAAGCCCCGACCAGCGGTTGCTGCCCCTGGCGTTGTGGAGCTTCCAGGGGCAGTTCACGGTGAACATCCCGGCCGTGCTCGCGGCCGTGGTGCTGTCGACCCTGCCGGTGCTCGCGCTGTACATCCTCGGCAGGCGCCAGCTCGTCAGCGGGTTGACGGCGGGCTTCAGTCGCTGA
- a CDS encoding carbohydrate ABC transporter permease, whose translation MTTVTDSRLSDSGAGARRGGPSPVMAAPALVFFGVFALVPLVGVVALSFVYWDGISEMTWAGLANWSDVLTDPATLNAIWLSVQVIVFSWLVQTPISLLLGVFVAGRGRYRALLGVLYFLPMLLSSAAIAIAFKALLDPNFGMSLAFGAESLAKDWLGDESLALYVVVFVIAWQFVPFHTLLYQAGVRQIPASLYEAAQLDGAGTIRQFFHITLPQLRYTIITSSTLMTVGSLTYFDLVFVLTGGGPGDATRMLPLHMYLTGFSSDEMGKASTLAVLLVVTGLALALGLSRWASFRRGSQLEGA comes from the coding sequence GTGACGACAGTGACCGATTCACGGCTGTCCGACTCCGGTGCGGGTGCCCGCCGCGGCGGGCCCTCTCCCGTCATGGCGGCGCCCGCGCTGGTGTTCTTCGGCGTATTCGCCCTGGTGCCCCTGGTCGGGGTGGTGGCGCTCAGCTTCGTGTACTGGGACGGCATCTCGGAGATGACGTGGGCGGGGCTGGCCAACTGGTCGGACGTGCTCACCGACCCGGCCACCCTGAACGCGATCTGGCTCTCGGTGCAGGTCATCGTGTTCAGCTGGCTGGTGCAGACCCCGATCTCGCTCCTGCTCGGCGTCTTCGTGGCCGGACGAGGCCGCTATCGCGCGCTGCTGGGAGTGCTGTACTTCCTGCCGATGTTGCTGTCATCGGCGGCCATCGCCATCGCCTTCAAGGCGCTGCTCGACCCCAACTTCGGGATGAGCCTGGCGTTCGGCGCCGAGTCGCTCGCCAAGGACTGGCTCGGGGACGAGAGCCTGGCGCTGTACGTCGTGGTGTTCGTCATCGCGTGGCAGTTCGTGCCGTTCCACACCCTGCTCTACCAGGCGGGCGTGCGCCAGATCCCGGCGTCGCTGTACGAGGCGGCGCAGCTCGACGGCGCCGGCACCATCCGGCAGTTCTTCCACATCACCTTGCCGCAGCTCCGCTACACGATCATCACGTCGTCCACGCTGATGACGGTGGGGTCGTTGACCTACTTCGACCTGGTGTTCGTGTTGACCGGCGGCGGGCCCGGCGACGCGACGCGGATGCTGCCGTTGCACATGTACCTCACCGGGTTCTCCAGTGACGAGATGGGCAAGGCCAGCACCCTGGCGGTCCTGCTCGTCGTCACCGGTCTCGCCTTGGCCCTCGGGCTGTCCCGCTGGGCGAGCTTCCGTCGCGGTAGTCAGTTGGAGGGGGCGTGA
- a CDS encoding ABC transporter substrate-binding protein encodes MALGTRRAALLAAGAAAVLTLSAACGTSGPGGSGANAWALTGGDEQTIRSSFESWNSDHPDHAINAEFFANDAYKQKIRTSIGAGGAPTLIFGWGGGTLRDWVDAGKVVPISELVEDETELTDRFLPSVLDTGVVDGKTYALPNNGMQPVLLYYNKKLFDRIGAEPPSTWDELMDLVPRFQEEGIAPFAIGGQSRWPQLMWLEYLVDRIGGPEVFDAIVANEPGAWSHPAVKRAGEMIRELVDAGGFIKGYNSIAADSGADAALLYTDKAAMYLMGSWAYPSIKDSAPEFISDGHLGYTTFPTVEDGKGDPANIVGNPANYWAVSADASEKEKEAATQYLTEGLMSDSYVDTLLENGSVPPVKGIDKRLSTTDDPDYLSFVYDLAAQAPNFELSWDQALSPKQADALLTNLEQLFSGQMSPEQFCEAMDSTIEQK; translated from the coding sequence ATGGCACTGGGTACGAGACGCGCGGCACTGCTCGCAGCGGGTGCGGCGGCGGTCCTGACCCTGTCCGCCGCCTGTGGCACGAGCGGGCCGGGTGGGTCGGGAGCGAACGCCTGGGCTCTCACGGGCGGGGACGAACAGACCATTCGCAGCTCCTTCGAGTCGTGGAACAGTGACCATCCCGACCACGCGATCAACGCGGAATTCTTCGCCAACGACGCCTACAAGCAGAAGATCCGTACCTCCATCGGTGCGGGCGGCGCACCGACGCTGATCTTCGGCTGGGGCGGCGGCACGCTGCGCGACTGGGTCGACGCGGGCAAGGTCGTCCCGATCTCCGAACTGGTCGAGGACGAGACCGAACTCACCGACCGTTTCCTGCCCTCGGTCCTCGACACCGGTGTCGTGGACGGTAAGACCTACGCACTGCCCAACAACGGCATGCAGCCGGTCCTGCTGTACTACAACAAGAAGCTGTTCGACCGGATCGGCGCCGAACCTCCGAGCACGTGGGACGAACTCATGGATCTCGTCCCCCGGTTCCAGGAGGAGGGCATCGCCCCGTTCGCCATCGGTGGCCAGAGCAGGTGGCCGCAACTGATGTGGCTGGAGTACCTGGTCGACCGCATCGGCGGCCCCGAGGTGTTCGACGCCATCGTGGCGAACGAGCCCGGCGCGTGGTCCCACCCGGCCGTGAAGCGCGCGGGGGAGATGATCCGCGAACTCGTCGACGCGGGCGGATTCATCAAGGGATACAACTCGATCGCCGCGGACAGCGGTGCCGACGCCGCCCTGCTCTACACCGACAAGGCCGCCATGTACCTCATGGGATCGTGGGCCTACCCGTCCATCAAGGACTCCGCCCCGGAGTTCATCTCCGACGGTCACCTCGGCTACACGACGTTCCCCACGGTCGAGGACGGCAAGGGAGACCCCGCCAACATCGTCGGGAACCCGGCGAACTACTGGGCGGTGAGCGCCGACGCCTCCGAGAAGGAGAAGGAGGCCGCGACGCAGTACCTCACCGAGGGACTCATGAGCGACAGCTACGTCGACACGCTTCTGGAGAACGGCTCCGTGCCCCCGGTGAAGGGCATCGACAAGAGACTGTCCACAACGGATGACCCCGACTACCTCTCGTTCGTCTACGACCTGGCCGCCCAGGCGCCCAACTTCGAACTCTCCTGGGATCAGGCGCTGTCCCCGAAGCAGGCGGACGCCCTGCTGACGAACCTGGAGCAGCTGTTCAGCGGGCAGATGTCCCCGGAACAGTTCTGTGAAGCAATGGACTCCACGATCGAACAGAAGTGA
- a CDS encoding LacI family DNA-binding transcriptional regulator — protein sequence MPSGSNTRRRATLAMVAEAAGVSLPTASKVINGRGDVAAATRLRVEEAARELGYVPPVGRRSITPARVVDLVFDDLVSPYSLEVLRGVTEAGAETGVDVVVNRIPTGSGEPAWASTPEGWANRLKAAGREGIIIVTSELTEEQVDAFDKASLPLVVIDPLNLPRTDVTSVGATNFSGGLSATEHLLCLGHRRIGFAGGPVRAACGQARLHGYRAALEKADISPDPELTLHGPFSYPAGLEMGSQLLSAPEPPTAVFAASDTTALGVVEAARRRGLRVPDDLSVVGFDDTILATLATPALTVVRQPLFDMGRVALRTLLRLAAGESLDSHHVELATQLVVRDSTAPRRGER from the coding sequence GTGCCGAGTGGTTCCAACACCCGGCGGCGAGCGACGCTGGCGATGGTGGCCGAGGCCGCGGGCGTGTCCCTCCCCACTGCGTCCAAGGTCATCAACGGCCGCGGTGACGTGGCGGCGGCAACGCGTCTCCGGGTCGAGGAGGCCGCTCGCGAACTCGGCTACGTCCCTCCGGTCGGTCGACGCAGCATAACTCCCGCACGGGTCGTGGACCTCGTGTTCGACGACCTCGTGAGCCCCTACTCGCTGGAAGTACTGCGCGGTGTCACCGAGGCGGGCGCCGAAACCGGGGTGGACGTCGTGGTCAACCGCATCCCCACGGGAAGTGGCGAACCGGCGTGGGCATCCACTCCGGAAGGTTGGGCCAACCGTCTCAAGGCCGCGGGCCGCGAGGGCATCATCATCGTCACCTCGGAGCTGACCGAGGAACAGGTGGACGCCTTCGACAAGGCCAGTCTGCCGCTCGTGGTGATCGACCCGTTGAACCTGCCGAGAACGGACGTCACGAGCGTGGGCGCCACCAACTTCTCCGGCGGGTTGTCCGCCACCGAACACCTGTTGTGCCTCGGGCACCGCAGGATCGGCTTCGCGGGTGGGCCGGTACGGGCGGCGTGCGGGCAGGCCCGCCTGCACGGCTACCGCGCGGCGTTGGAGAAGGCGGACATCTCACCGGACCCGGAGCTGACCCTGCACGGCCCCTTCAGCTACCCCGCCGGGCTGGAGATGGGCAGTCAGCTGTTGTCCGCCCCCGAACCACCCACCGCCGTCTTCGCGGCCAGCGACACCACCGCGCTGGGCGTGGTCGAGGCCGCCCGCCGACGCGGGCTGCGCGTGCCCGACGACCTCAGTGTGGTCGGGTTCGACGACACCATCCTGGCCACGCTCGCCACGCCCGCCCTGACCGTGGTCCGGCAGCCGTTGTTCGACATGGGCCGGGTCGCACTTCGCACCCTGCTCCGGCTGGCGGCGGGCGAGTCCCTGGATTCCCACCACGTCGAGCTGGCCACCCAGCTCGTCGTGCGTGACTCGACAGCACCTCGACGAGGAGAACGATGA